The following are encoded together in the Montipora foliosa isolate CH-2021 chromosome 12, ASM3666993v2, whole genome shotgun sequence genome:
- the LOC137980084 gene encoding GRB10-interacting GYF protein 2-like, whose amino-acid sequence MELEESEQKKSVMKWTEEKDVILLTAMAGEGVFQWKHGSRERGSAWDVVAKNLNCQKEFSVNQRSLRDRFNTLARKVKAKLAKEERASGGGEVLQSESDKLVEELITLRDESEKKGEDQSEAKREAVVNEKKQALEMRDRALERIGETRKRNEEERAEAKETVGRKRRRSGGDMLEWLREREESDLEIKKQEIKEKREEREAMEATRLEQQQQQQQQILQVLQQQQHYQQQQQQQQQQQFALMQQQMMGMFQQQQQQMQALLSFLQKKE is encoded by the exons ATGGAGCTTGAAGAAAGTGAACAGAAAAA GTCAGTCATGAAATGGACAGAGGAGAAGGATGTCATATTACTAACCGCAATGGCAGGGGAGGGGGTGTTCCAATGGAAACATGGCTCAAGAGAGAGAGGGAGTGCATGGGATGTAGTGGCGAAAAACCTAAATTGCCAGAAAGAGTTCAGTGTTAACCAAAGGTCCTTACGAGACAGGTTCAACACCTTGGCCAGAAAAGTAAAGGCAAAACTGGCTAaagaagaaagagcaagtgGCGGAGGTGAGGTACTCCAAAGTGAGTCTGATAAACTGGTGGAAGAGCTAATTACTCTTAGAGATGAGTCAGAGAAGAAAGGGGAAGACCAAAGTGAGGCAAAGAGAGAAGCTGTTGTAAATGAAAAGAAGCAGGCATTGGAGATGAGAGACAGGGCCCTTGAAAGGATAGGAGAAACAAGAAAGAGAAATGAAGAGGAGAGGGCAGAAGCAAAGGAGACAGTTggaagaaagagaaggagaTCAGGAGGTGACATGCTGGAATGGCTGAGAGAAAGGGAAGAGTCAGATTTAGAAATAAAGAAGCAGGAGATAAAAGAgaagagagaagaaagagaagctATGGAAGCTACAAGGctagaacaacagcaacagcagcagcagcaaatTCTTCAAGTTTTGCAGCAACAACAGCACTAtcagcaacagcagcagcagcaacaacaacagcaatttGCCTTAATGCAACAGCAAATGATGGGTatgtttcaacaacaacaacaacaaatgcagGCTCTGCTGTCTTTTCtacaaaaaaaggaataa